In Prunus dulcis chromosome 2, ALMONDv2, whole genome shotgun sequence, a single genomic region encodes these proteins:
- the LOC117619343 gene encoding uncharacterized protein LOC117619343, whose translation MTISSLLQNPFEMIPSSSSSSSSSSSAVNLVRLHLGEVHFHAMKAAEVEESCNEPQRVHSRPINRPSSADIMSPNASRLYSAAVTNGTNSTTSLSPERVFLSSIPVNGLSRQDAIAASAGYRLNMDLHSSSSHHVVGFCFLPPPELADLNYAARRIPDLNLPPSDVSASELVLRIKDRNILLFIDAVRSLVVKHGSPEELAEYMKNKSSLTKPQLWNLDSIRIWNMLSLSRGGEIEKELVDEGLVEAPIRVEDLPSPLDLVLAPPHHYKASGNQDARIDYKYKQASTWFDNNKETLSSDARNYDVVDEEEVQRSGNYDVVDEEDESSGDEADHHQDQKRKAVAVMDDQDPYDQHLQRKKARHCGALRIDEPANP comes from the exons ATGACTATCTCGTCTCTTCTTCAAAACCCCTTTGAAATgatcccttcttcttcttcttcttcttcttcttcttcttctgctgtCAATTTAGTCCGTCTCCACCTAGGAGAAGTCCATTTCCATGCGATGAAAGCTGCAGAGGTTGAAGAAAGCTGTAACGAACCTCAAAGGGTCCATTCACGCCCAATCAATCGACCCTCTTCAGCTGATATCATGTCACCAAATGCCAGTCGACTGTACTCGGCCGCAGTAACCAACGGCACAAACAGTACCACAAGCTTGAGCCCAGAGAGGGTCTTTTTGTCTTCAATCCCCGTCAACGGCCTGAGCCGACAAGATGCAATCGCTGCAAGTGCGGGCTACCGCCTGAACATGGACTTacacagcagcagcagccatCATGTCGTGGGTTTCTGTTTTCTGCCGCCACCTGAGCTTGCCGATCTGAACTACGCGGCGAGGCGCATCCCGGACCTCAACTTGCCACCATCAGATGTCTCAGCTTCGGAGCTGGTCCTAAGAATCAAGGACAGAAACATCCTCCTATTTATCGATGCTGTGCGTTCGTTGGTTGTCAAGCACGGGAGCCCCGAGGAGCTGGCGGAGTACATGAAGAACAAGAGCAGCTTGACCAAACCCCAGCTTTGGAATCTTGATTCTATTCGGATCTGGAATATGCTGTCCCTCTCCCGGGGAGGTGAAATTGAGAAGGAGCTGGTGGATGAAGGCCTGGTCGAAGCCCCAATTCGCGTCGAGGATCTTCCATCGCCGCTGGATCTGGTCCTCGCTCCGCCACATCACTATAAGGCCTCCGGCAACCAAGATGCTAGGATTGATTACAAGTACAAGCAAGCATCAACTTGGTTCGACAACAACAAAGAGACTTTg TCCTCGGATGCTCGAAATTATGATGTTGTTGATGAGGAAGAGGTCCAGCGCAGCGGTAATTATGATGTTGTTGATGAGGAGGACGAGAGCAGCGGTGATGAGGCTGATCATCATCAGGACCAGAAGCGCAAAGCGGTGGCTGTTATGGACGACCAGGATCCGTATGATCAGCATCTCCAGAGGAAGAAGGCCAGGCACTGTGGAGCTCTTCGTATTGATGAGCCCGCCAATCCATGA
- the LOC117618305 gene encoding uncharacterized protein LOC117618305 — protein sequence MAGEKVEILKEKESTSSSSAPTSNRHPIASTRLEVDKFNGSNNFGMWQCEVMDVLYQQELDMVLEDKPEDIDDKQWTRINLHACATIRSFLDKELKYPYMKETSAKKPESNSSLPLSLDLNEVDKYLTDPFESPLSKQFNLLNWWKGNQTRYPILSQVAKDIFAIPSSTVASENAFSLGKRIVDPFRSSLHPKMVEALVCTSDWLRADEFSFYKEPTDDEVEFYKEMEDMTTYSIGAQTTQRGSSNPLTTNT from the exons ATGGCtggagaaaaagttgaaattttgaaggagAAGGAATCGACATCGTCTTCGTCGGCACCTACATCCAATAGACATCCAATTGCCAGTACAAGGTTAGAGGTTGATAAATTTAATGGCTCCaataattttggtatgtggcaatgtgaagttatggatgtgttGTATCAACAAGAGTTGGATATGGTTCTGGAGGATAAACCAGAAGATATTGATGACAAGCAATGGACTAGAATTAATCTCCATGCTTGTGCCACTATTCGATCGTTCCTTGATAAGGAGTTGAAATACCCGTATATGAAGGAAACTTCTGCTAAgaa ACCTGAATCGAACtcatctcttcctctctctctcgatcTCAATGAAGTGGATAAGTACTTGACGGATCCTTTTGAGAGCCCCTTGAGTAAACAATTCAATCTCTTGAATTGGTGGAAAGGGAACCAAACAAGATATCCTATTCTTTCACAAGTTGCCAAGGATATCTTTGCAATTCCAAGTTCTACGGTTGCTAGTGAAAATGCTTTTAGCCTAGGCAAGAGGATTGTGGATCCTTTTAGAAGCTCTTTGCATCCTAAAATGGTAGAGGCATTAGTGTGTACTAGTGATTGGCTTAGAGCGGacgaattttccttttacaaaGAACCAACGGATGATGAGGTTGAATTCTACAAGGAAATGGAAGATATGACAACTT atAGCATTGGTGCTCAAACAACACAAAGGGGTTCTTCAAATCCACTCACCACCAACACTTGA
- the LOC117619649 gene encoding uncharacterized protein LOC117619649 has translation MWSPSPIAPSICPNLADTLLKQLRYHPFAPCPEMNHDLVAGNPVARAPKPLAAVFGPKSKTSDPVDRASEPLAPAFGPESKTGDPVDCSAKTTRYYMVLLTAGDKALSPESIRVMDVTDPIPKGCMIKARAFCSGVAFNFNFSAADKFDFMKLCVISSDDEFGGDEGRTIIDLDRVSNSEMADPNIIHSLASSAAMKALVSSAKEINLAEFVGRVCDYVATKFGEEKKSEYLKMLTSSGLGSLDAVEIWHMLTLQDRVMEAVMESFRIGLFMKMPITIDMPMPPTASMTHPTPWASGWKVGCSSAKGLKPRPCIPDLNQVAVDLLEEEEETDKSSVGEVEGRNAKKRKAKEAAGKEAQADEVPKTAD, from the exons ATGTGGTCGCCTTCTCCTATTGCTCCCTCTATTTGCCCCAACTTGGCTGATACGCTACTCAAACAACTCCGATATCATCCGTTTGCCCCCTGCCCCGAAATGAACCATGACCTCGTAGCGGGTAACCCGGTTGCCCGTGCACCCAAACCTTTGGCCGCAGTCTTCGGACCCAAGTCAAAAACCAGTGACCCGGTTGACCGTGCATCCGAACCTTTGGCCCCAGCCTTCGGACCCGAGTCAAAAACCGGTGACCCGGTTGACTGTAGTGCCAAAACAACCCGATACTACATGGTCCTCCTGACCGCCGGAGACAAAGCTCTTAGCCCAGAAAGCATCCGAGTGATGGATGTCACCGACCCGATTCCGAAGGGCTGTATGATCAAAGCTCGCGCCTTTTGCTCCGGTGTCgccttcaacttcaatttctcgGCGGCGGACAAGTTCGACTTCATGAAACTTTGCGTGATATCGAGTGATGACGAGTTCGGCGGCGATGAAGGACGCACAATAATTGATCTGGATCGGGTCAGTAACTCCGAAATGGCCGACCCGAACATCATACATAGCCTGGCGAGTTCGGCGGCGATGAAGGCACTGGTGTCGTCCGCGAAGGAGATCAACCTCGCCGAATTTGTGGGTCGTGTGTGTGACTACGTGGCCACCAAATTCGGCGAGGAGAAGAAAAGCGAGTACCTGAAGATGTTGACTTCCAGTGGACTCGGAAGTTTGGACGCGGTGGAGATATGGCACATGTTGACTCTGCAAGACCGAGTTATGGAGGCAGTGATGGAAAGCTTCCGAATCGGGCTGTTTATGAAAATGCCCATAACCATTGACATGCCAATGCCACCCACCGCCTCCATGACCCACCCAACTCCGTGGGCATCGGGGTGGAAGGTGGGTTGCTCTTCCGCTAAAGGGTTGAAGCCCAGGCCTTGCATTCCAGACCTCAACCAAGTTGCAGTGGACCTACTG gaagaggaggaggagactGATAAAAGTAGTGTTGGTGAGGTGGAGGGAAGGAATGCCAAGAAAAGGAAGGCGAAGGAGGCTGCTGGAAAGGAAGCACAGGCCGATGAGGTGCCCAAAACAGCTGACTGA